From a region of the Ovis aries strain OAR_USU_Benz2616 breed Rambouillet chromosome 10, ARS-UI_Ramb_v3.0, whole genome shotgun sequence genome:
- the LOC101122286 gene encoding PRELI domain-containing protein 1, mitochondrial-like, translated as MVKYFLGQSVLRSSWDQVFAAFWQRYPNPYSKHVLTEDIVHREVTSDQKLLSRRLLTKTNRMPRWAERLFPANVAHSVYILEDSIVDPQNQTMTTFTWNINHARLMVVEERCVYRVNSDNSGWTEIRREAWVSSSLFGVSRAVQEFGLARFKSNVTKTMKGFEYILAKLQGEAPPKTLVETAKEAKEKAKETALAATEKAKDLASKAATKKQQQQQQQFV; from the coding sequence ATGGTGAAGTATTTCCTGGGCCAGAGCGTGCTCCGGAGTTCCTGGGACCAAGTGTTCGCTGCCTTCTGGCAGCGGTACCCGAATCCCTATAGCAAGCATGTCTTGACGGAAGACATAGTGCACCGAGAGGTGACCTCTGACCAGAAGCTCCTGTCCCGCCGACTCCTGACCAAGACGAACAGGATGCCCCGCTGGGCTGAGCGACTGTTTCCTGCCAATGTTGCTCACTCAGTGTACATCCTGGAGGATTCTATTGTGGACCCACAAAACCAGACCATGACCACCTTCACCTGGAACATCAACCACGCCCGGCTGATGGTGGTGGAGGAACGATGTGTTTACCGTGTGAACTCTGATAACAGCGGCTGGACCGAAATCCGCCGGGAAGCCTGGGTCTCCTCTAGCTTATTTGGCGTCTCCAGAGCTGTCCAGGAATTTGGTCTCGCGCGGTTCAAAAGCAACGTGACCAAGACTATGAAGGGTTTTGAATACATCTTGGCCAAGCTGCAAGGTGAGGCCCCTCCCAAAACCCTTGTTGAAACAGCCAAGGAAGCCAAGGAGAAGGCCAAGGAGACGGCACTGGCAGCTACAGAGAAGGCCAAGGACCTGGCCAGCAAGGCAGCCaccaagaagcagcagcagcagcagcagcagttcgtGTAG